In Papio anubis isolate 15944 chromosome 20, Panubis1.0, whole genome shotgun sequence, the genomic window tcatgcctataatcccagcactttgggaggccgagatgggcagatcatgaggtcaggggttcaagaccatcctagccaatatggtgaaaccctgtctctactaaaaatacaaaaattagctgggggcatggtggtgcgcacctgtagtcccagctactcaggaggctgaggcaggagaatcgcttgaacccaggaggtggaggttgcagtgagctgagatcacaccactgcactccagcctgggcgacagagcaagactccatctcaaaatatatatatatatataaaaattaggctgggcacggtggctcacgcctgtaatcccagcactttgggaggccaaggccggtggatcacctgaggtcaggagttcgagaccagcctggccaacatggtgaaaccctgtctcccaaaaatacaaaaattagccgggtgtggtggtgcgtgcctgtaatcccagctgtctgggaggctgaggcaggagaattggctggaacccgggaggcagaggttgcagtgagccgagatcgggccaccacactccagcctgggtgacagaacgagactctgtctggaaaagaaaaaaaagatgtgaaggGCCACGAGTAGGGGTTGACCAAAGAGAGGTGGCAGAGCCAAAACTTCTAAACAGAGGAGGGACACAGTCAGGTTTGGTCAGTCAAAAGGTCCCGCTGTCTGCTGAGCGGGCGACAAGCATGAGACAGAGACCTCTAAGCAGCCTGGATTTGAGAGAAAGTTGGGAGATGGTATAATCGCTCCACTGTCCTCACTCCAGGCAGTCCTTCTGCCCCAGCTGAACCTGCAGTCCATTGGTCCGTCCACCTCCCTCCCATTGCCTCACACACCTTGCTTTGCCCAATATCAGCTTTGCAAACGCTAGCAACCTGCTGCCCTTCTCTCTCGCTTACTCTGGATAAATTcacctctttcccttccttggcGCCTATCCCCATGCAACTGAACATGATGCGGGAGAGATCAGAAAAAAACAGCTCTAAGCTAGGCAAAATGGCTCAtgcccaacgctttgggaggccaaggcaggaggagtgctggaggccagaagttcaagaatagcctgggcaacatagcaagacatgtctctataatttttttttttttaattagctgggtgtggtggcacattcctgcaGTCCCTGCTGACTGGTCTCCCGATTGGTTCTCCAGTGGACTCTTCATGCTGCCTGGCCTTTCTGTTACCTCCTGGAtccttcactccctccctcctagACCACTGTCCCCtgccctctctttcctcctttccaccCCCTTTCAGCCAGTCACTTTGCTAactgcaacatccaccttcctggttcaagcagttctcccgcgtcagcctcccgagtagctgggattacaggtgcgcaccaccgcacctggctcatttttgtatttttagtagagacagggttttaccatgttggccaggctgatctcgaactcctaacctcaagtgatccacccgcctcagcctcccaaagtgctgggattacaggcatgagccaccgcgcccggcccatatttatttatttgtttatagagatgggctctcactctgttgcttaggctggagtgcagtggtgcagttaccacccactgcagcctcaaactcctgggttcaagcgatcctcccaagtagctctgccttctctgtgtgcaccaccgtgcccagacaattttattattttttctagacaTGGGATCTTTCTgtgctccccaggctggtctccctaATACTTAAGCACTGCCAGACACGCTGTGGTGCTCTGTCTTCTGTCTGTTCTGTGTCTCCCTCCGAGGGCAGGGACACTTGTGTGTTATGTTCCGTGCTGTATCCCCACCACTAAGCACACAGTAGGCGGTCTAAAGTCCTTGCTGCTAGCTGATTATAAGTTTGAGACAAAAGAGGGAGGAGTCTAGGATTGCCACCTGGAGCTCCAAGTGCAGATAGGGAACAGCCAGGGGCTGCAGGTGATACCCAGGCCTAGGGCTCAAGCGAGGTGTGGGGTGGAGGGACCACATCGGGCTCATCTACCTAAGGGGTGGCAGCAGAGAAAAAGGATCtcagactgggcgtggtggctagcacctgtaatcccagcactttgggaggccaaagtgggtggatcacctgaggtcacgagttcgagaccagcctgactaccatggcgaaaccctatctctactaaaaatacaaaaattagccaggcatggtggtggacgcctgtggcgtcccagctacttgggaagctgaggcaggagaatcgcttgaacgtgggagacagaggttgcagtgagctgagatcttgctactgccctccagcctgggtgacagagtgagactccatctcaaaagaaaagaaaagaaggcggCTCTCAGAACAAAGCTTAACGCAAGGCAGCCATAGAGATGGGAGGAAACCTGGGAAGGCGGGATGTGGGAGGAGccacaggaaagaaggaagtgggAGGCTGGGGTCCTGGGCTGTTGGGTGGCCCTGTGAGAGCCCCTGTCTGGGCAGTGAGAGGGTGGGGCAGAAGCCAGAGAATGGAACAAGGGGCAGGAGAGGAGGACCTGGGCCTGAGTGGGATGAGAGAATCACGGCTGGGAAGCAGAGGGGAGAGAAGCCAGCCTGGGATGACTGCCATTGAGATGTGAGTATGTCTCCTCTCACTTGCGCAAATGGGAAGGAGCTGGGACTAAGAAAGATGTGGACATCAGGAGGGCTAGGGAGGCTGGGTCTGAGGGAGGCAGCGGGGAACAAGTGCAGGATCGCCAGGCACAGGCTCCAGAGTGAATGTTCAAGGTTCCTCAGGCTCCCATCAGCCTCCTGAAGGTTGATTTGTCCGGAGTCAGGTTTGCTAGGTGAGTGGGGCACCGGGACCCAGATACTAGTCCAGCTGTCTTCTGAGCCCACACCTAAGTATCTTACAGGTACTGTTAGCTCAGTGGATGCTCAGGTAACTTCCATGAGCTGATGGTCAgttctgaggctcagagagaggccACGCCGCCGGCCAGTGCAGAGCCGGGACTCGGGCGGGTTGCAGACAAGAAAGGCTAGGAGTCTGGAGCTGCAGGTGTAGGTGGAGAGTCTGAGGGGGTACTCTGGGAGAAGGTGGATTCTGAGAGCGGGGCTGTAGAGAGTTGGGGACGGGCATCCCTGCGGGAGGGGAGGCAAGGATCCAGCGCAGGATGTTGAGGTGCCTCAGGGTGATGGGGAGCCACCTTCTCCTATCTGGGCTTTGGTGTCTGGAGTTGCctttgtgcaaattagaaaagGAGGCCCCTTCAGGACAGTGCGTCCATCAAAGGCATCTGCCATCCACTACCATCTGCCACCTGGATGTTAATGGGGGACACCCCGAGCCGTGGCTTCCTGATGCCGTGTGCCTGGGTCCCCTGGGGATCCCTGGAATTGGAGTGGGAGGCCTTCAGCCTGGTTGAGCCCTGCCCACTCCCTGCAGAGATGgtggccacacagcaggagatgaTGGACGCGCAGCTGAGTCTCCAGCTGCGGGACTACTGTGCCCACTACCTCATCCAGCTGCTCAAGTGCAGGCGCGACAGGTTCCCCAACTTCCTGGCCTGCAAGCAGGAGCAGCACGACTGGCACTACTGCGAGCACCGCGAGTGAGAACTCCCACACCGGCCCGCCAACACCCTCGGCCCGCAGCACCCCACACCCCCAGCCTTCCACAACCCCGGCCCACCCAAGCACCCCACACCCCCGGCTCGCCCGAGCCCCCTGTCAACACCCACAGCCTGCACCCCACCCAGGCCCTGGCCCCTGGCAGGATGTGGCTCCAGAGGCCAGGGACCTGAACTGCCACTGAGGTTTCTAGCCGGGCCCCACCTTAGTCCCAGAGAGGGCTTTCTAGGGGCCTGTTGGATGGGGACAGGGCAGGTGGCTGAAGCCACCTAGGGGAGTGGCCAAGCCCAGGTTCCAGCGGGAAGCCCTATCATCTGCGTGGACAGACCCCAGACCTAAACCACAGGCACTCGGGTCTGTCTTCTTCAGAGGCCTCCCCCACAGTGCCGTCGGACAGCCCCTCTACTTCCCAGGGCTTGGAGGGCGTGTCCTGGCCAGCGACACTGACAGCCCCTCTCAACCCCTCTCGTGCTTTTCCCTCAGCTATGTGATGCGCATGAAGGAGTTTGAGCGGGAGCGGAGGCTGCTCCAGCGAAAGCAGCGGCGGGAGAAGAAGGCGGCAGAGTTGGCCAAAGGCCAGGGACCCGGGAAAGTGGACCCCCAGGTGGCCCCGTAGGGGGTGCACCCCCCACCCTATGGACCAGTCAAATAAAAACCTTCAGGCCCCTCACCAGAGTCCCCTCTTACGGCGCCAACGCGAGGGTGGGGAGAGAGCGAGGGGCATGTGGTGGTCCCCAACCTCGGACAGAAACACACAGAGCCCGAGTCCGACAGGGGCAGGCGGGGTTTATTCCGGGTGCTGGAGAGCTGCGGGCCCCACTCCTCCCCCAGAATGCCACCCGGGTGAGGGGCTGAGCCCCAGCAGCGGTGAGCGCTCAGAGCAGGAAGGGGATGATGGGCATGCGCAGGGGCGGGTAGTCCCGGAACTCCTTCAGGTAGCTGCGGTGCTTGCCCTTGGCCCAGATGGTCATCTGGGTGAAGCCCACCAGGGAGAACAGGGCCACTGCAGGAAAGAACGGGCGTCAAGGAGGGGCCTGGAGGGGCAGGGCCCCGCCGAGGGAGGGCGGCAGGCTCACCTGGGAGACACTGCGTCATGATGGCGAAACCGATCCAGGACCCCACCTGTGGGCAGGGGCGGAGGGTGAGGGTGGGCAGGGCTGGACAAGGCCCGCTGTTCCGCCAGTCTCGCACCCTGTGGCTGTCCTGGACTCAGTCACCCACGTCCCCCAGCCCCTGCTTTCTGAGTCAGGGATGGGAACCCAATTCCAGTGGCGGTGGGGCTGTATACTGCGAAAACCCAACGGCACATGCCTCCCGGCCCCCACAGCAGGGAGGCCGCGGTCTCTACCTCCCAATGCTCCCAATGCAAAAGCAGCTGCCCAGCCAGGCGCCCCCTCCTAGGGGCTGGCCCCTCCACATGGGACCCCAAGTCCCAGGGCAGAGAGGGGTAAGGCAGCCCCTCACCTCGTAGGTGTAGTTGGGGCAGGACACCAGCAGGAAGAGCCACGTGAAGGGGTTCTTGGTGGGGTATGGGATCTTCCGGGTCTTGGACCCTGGCAGGCAAGACAGGAGAAAGTCAGACCCCCTCACCCAGCCCAGCTgtccccctgcccccagcaggCACTCACCAGCCGGCCGCAGGTCCCGCAGGGCCATGTGGATGGAGAAGTTGCCGAGCTGGCAGATCTGTCAGAGAAACAGGATCAGCCTAGGATCGCCCAGATTTCCCCTACCCCgtccccacacccagcctccttaCCACAAAGATGGCGAGCGCCAGTTTCACCTGCTGAGCTCCGTAGGCTGCAGAGGAAGCAGCGAGGGGAGGCCCATGAGGGGAGGACCCGGTGGGTGGGGGCTGTGGGGGAGGGAAGGACGGTCTGAGGCCACTTACTAGGCGGCGTGTAGAGAGGGTGGTTGATGTAATAGGCCATCCACGCAGCGAAGCCCCAGTAGTAGGTGCAGTTCTGAAAGGGAGCGGGGTAGGGATGGGACTTGGGCCAGCGACGGGCAGGGCGGATTCTGTCTCATCCATAGGACCCTAGGAGCATGgtggggaagggcaggaggggCCTTGGGGCGGGGCTGGGGAGGATAGGTGGGGCCAAGGGGTGAGGCTAGGGCAGGGCTCTATGAGGGTGTGGTGGACAGGAGGGGCCTAGGGGTGAAACTGGGGCAGGGCTCTGCAGGGGCGGGGCTGGGGAGGACGGGCAGGGCCTAGAGGCTCTGCGGGGGCGGCGCTGGGGGGGTTAGGCGGGGCCTAGGGGTAGGGCTCTGCGGGGGCGTAGTGGAAGATAGGAGGGGCTATGGGGTAGGGCTCGATGTGGGCGGGGTGAGGCGGAAAGGCGGGGCTCAGGGGTGAGGCGGGGGCGGGGTCTCACCTTGAAGATGTTGCGCAAAGGCATGGTGCCATGGGAGAAACGGTGCACGAAGAGCGTCTCCAGCAGACGCTTGACGTAGTGGAATGAGTGGCAGATGCAGGCGAGGCTGGTAGAGGGGAGCGGGCTCAGCTGGGGGCTGGTCCGGCAGGTCTTCTGCCTTCCCCTACCCTCCTCCCGCCTGCCCCACTTACTGCACCACCGTGTGCCGACTGGACGTGAAGTCGTATTTGTGGCCATAGATGAAGGGCACTCGGAAGTAGAAGAGCAGGTAGATAAAAAGGGGCCCCGCGTACTCTGTTAGGAAGACCTGAGGGTAGAGGGAGGCAAGTTGAGTCACCCAATGTGGCTGATGGGAAAGGAGGCCGTGGGTAGGGTCAGGACTCACCGTCACCCAGCTGATCTGGGCCCCCAGGTCCCGGAAGTAGAGCGTGGCCGTGGTGCCCACGGGCAGCTTCTGTAGAACATCCTCATCCTTCAGGGACTTGCCCTCTGCAGAGAGGCGGGCCAGGGCTCAGGGGCTGCCCGGGCCTTCTCCCACTGCCACCCAGGAGCCTAGGGGGCGGGCCGAGCGGACAGCTGTACTCACTGGGGTCCAGGCGGAGGGACTGGCGGGCGGGGTACCATTGCGGATCTGGGGGAGAACAGGGCGGTTACAGCCCACAGACTGGCAGGGCTCAGCCGGTCCGCTGCCCAGTCGCTGTGCCAGCTTCTCAGGGTTCCCAGGGTGCAGGGACCCCAGGACTCCACAGCTCCTCCCACCCGGAGGCCAAGCCTCAGGCCTGTGCAGTTCCAGGACACAGGCCGGAAGAGCGCGGGCAGAAGCAGGATCTTGTCCTTCCCAGAGCCTAGCAAGGGCGTTCCTGCGGCGTGCCACGTGGGGGCGCCTGCCCCAGTCACGCCCCAGAAGCCTAGGCCACGCTGGGGCATCTCTGCAGGCCCCTGGGAGAGGGGTGCCGGATGGGATCCCTCCCACCCTAAGGTCCCTGGTCAGAGGGGCTGCAGGGGCAGTGTGGCCAGGCCTAGGACTCACGGGTCTTGGTGAAGAGGTTCTTGATCTCCGCAATGGTGGCGTGGGGCTCCACCTGGAGGAAGCACAGGCGCAGGGAGGTCAGCTCTGCGGGGAGCCCAGACCCAGGATGGGGAGGTAATGAAGGGGATGGCAGGCTTGGGGTTGGGCTGCAGCTATGGGAAGGGGGAAGGGCTGGggtctggaaggcagaggcctgGACAATCAGGGAAGAAGCAGCGAGGGCCCTGCCAGTGCAGTGACAGCAGGGGTCTGGGGCTCCAGTTTTACCCTCAGCCAGCAGGCCCCCAGCCCAGCTAGTGGCAGATTAAGCAAGGGAAGGCAAGCCTGCTTCTCTGCCCCTCCTCTCTACTCCTCACCCATGACTCCCCCAGGCGCAAAGGCCCTCTTTCCTCCCCAGGGACAGCCCAAGCCCCTTCCCCCAGGGGCAAGGCTCAGCAGGGGCAAGGCTCACTCCTCCACCACCCTCCCAGGACCAAAATCCCCGCAGGGTCTACTGAGACTCCCATGCCTCCATTTCCCCGCCACACCCAGGGGACGGGGCTATCTACCCTACCCCAAGTGAGGGCATACCCCTCCACAGGGCCCCACTGGATAGCTCCTGGGCTGGAAGGAGGGGGGTCCTGGACCCAGTGCCCTTGGCCCAGTGCAGCCCATGTTCCGGTCCTACCTTGTCCAGGAAACACAGCTTCTCCCTTGTCTTTGCATCCAGAATCTCCACCTCGAAGAAGAGAACAGCCTTTTTAGGTTTCTTGGCCACCTTTGGGGGTGCGGGCCtggggagcccattgaggccagGGAGGAGACCTGGGGTGGCCTCCCGGGCCACCAAGTTCAAGCTCATGTCCATGCCGCCTGCCACCAGCCCTGCCGCTCGGCTCTGCCCACGGTGGCCAGCAGCCCCAGCTGCCAGCCGTCAGCCCCCACCACCGACCTCCCCACGCGAAGCAGCCCTGGGCCGGGCAAGCGCGATCAAATTCTGCCGCGGTGCTGGAAAGGAGCCCATGCCGGCCCTGGCACTGCCGGCTTCTGTGCCAGATGTAACCCGAGTGGCAACCACAGCCACAGCCCAGCTAAATATAAAACCAGCCCGGACTGTGCCCCCCTCCCAGGAGCCGTGCCACAGACCTTCTCTGAGGGGGGTTTAGGAGTTGACCCCCGGGAGCCAGGCTGCCCTGAAAGCAGTTTTTGAGTGGTCACAGTCCCTCAACAGCACCAGCACAGGGAAAGCCCCAGGGGCAGGCATGGTGACACCTCCCAGCCCCCGCCCTGCACAGAGCCAGCGGCCTGAGGAGAGTGAGAGGCCAGCAGGCCGTGCAGGCCCCAGCTCACAGCTCAGGCCTAGGGAGTTCACTGGGCTTGGAGAAATCCCAGCTATTTTGAGAATCCGTGAGACAGATCATCCATTTCCCCTTCAGAGCTGTAAGAGACACTTCGGATTATTTTCCTTGTGCATTTGTGTTACCAGGGAGGTGACAGATTCCGGAGTTATGGGTGCAGAGAGCCTCTTTCAAAGTGTGGAAAGGATCGGGGTGCTTGGAAGTTTTAGGCAAGCGCCTCCAGTCTGGGCTGAGGAGGCCTCCCCGacctt contains:
- the NDUFB7 gene encoding NADH dehydrogenase [ubiquinone] 1 beta subcomplex subunit 7 encodes the protein MGAHLVRRYLGDTSVEPDPLQMPTFPPDYGLPERKEREMVATQQEMMDAQLSLQLRDYCAHYLIQLLKCRRDRFPNFLACKQEQHDWHYCEHRDYVMRMKEFERERRLLQRKQRREKKAAELAKGQGPGKVDPQVAP
- the TECR gene encoding very-long-chain enoyl-CoA reductase isoform X2, translating into MKHYEVEILDAKTREKLCFLDKVEPHATIAEIKNLFTKTHPQWYPARQSLRLDPKGKSLKDEDVLQKLPVGTTATLYFRDLGAQISWVTVFLTEYAGPLFIYLLFYFRVPFIYGHKYDFTSSRHTVVHLACICHSFHYVKRLLETLFVHRFSHGTMPLRNIFKNCTYYWGFAAWMAYYINHPLYTPPTYGAQQVKLALAIFVICQLGNFSIHMALRDLRPAGSKTRKIPYPTKNPFTWLFLLVSCPNYTYEVGSWIGFAIMTQCLPVALFSLVGFTQMTIWAKGKHRSYLKEFRDYPPLRMPIIPFLL
- the TECR gene encoding very-long-chain enoyl-CoA reductase isoform X1, which produces MKHYEVEILDAKTREKLCFLDKVEPHATIAEIKNLFTKTHPQWYPARQSLRLDPKGKSLKDEDVLQKLPVGTTATLYFRDLGAQISWVTVFLTEYAGPLFIYLLFYFRVPFIYGHKYDFTSSRHTVVHLACICHSFHYVKRLLETLFVHRFSHGTMPLRNIFKNCTYYWGFAAWMAYYINHPLYTPPTYGAQQVKLALAIFVICQLGNFSIHMALRDLRPAGECLLGAGGQLGWVRGSDFLLSCLPGSKTRKIPYPTKNPFTWLFLLVSCPNYTYEVGSWIGFAIMTQCLPVALFSLVGFTQMTIWAKGKHRSYLKEFRDYPPLRMPIIPFLL